One genomic window of Maribacter aquivivus includes the following:
- a CDS encoding TonB-dependent receptor — protein sequence MKKMYFALAAFLMTVTAFSQGPITGTVLDGDSNSPLPGATVIVKGTTNGTSTDFDGNFTINTSSASGTLVISYIGFNSKQVAFTASGNIGSIVLEPNAEELEGVVVTGILDIAKDRETPVAVSTIKASEIQEKLGSQELPEILKSTPSIYATKTGGGFGDGRVNVRGFDSRNTAVMVNGIPVNDMENGAVYWSNWAGLGDVTTAMQVQRGLGSSKLAISSVGGTINVITKSTEQEEGGTVTLGGGNDGYLKTTVAYNTGKSDKGFAASILLGRTAGDGYIQGTEFEGYNYFIGLGYEPNEKHNFQFVLTGAPQVHNQRTSSFFNVATLADHLEYGAKYNYNGGTLNGEEFGWRRNFYHKPITSLTWEWKASEKSTLSTSAYASFGRGGGTGDIGSGPSFGFASSSRYRIPETGQVDYDLISRFNGGEAVTFYDGNDYQLSANGDGEYITTSFGDGLARRASINSHNWFGVIANLNTQINEKWNYDVGVDLRSYKGIHYRRLDNLLGADGYFDDDNINNPNHIVRQDGAVDSDFSSIVNVFKSIDDEEKIDYYNDGLVRWTGAFGQVEYTDGIVSGFLQGGISNQGFKRIDYFNYLDSDPLQETDWENILGGNIKGGANFNLNEANNVFFNAGYYSKQPQFDAVYINFQNELNPDLTNEKVLGLEMGYGLNLGDFRAKVNIYRTTWKDRFVSIGVETPTGDEGNANINGVEQIHQGIEIEADYRASDVVQFRGMLSLGDWEYSGNAFGQALDDDRNVIDPDVTLFLDGVKVGDAAQFTTNLEMIIRPIEDLKISANLYNASRLYAFLNAEDFDSADNQGSLRLPSYTLFDLGAYYTFGFGGSNKLSIAANVNNLFDTEYIAESLTNTFAEGNGATYEGISTDNKVFFGFGRTFNVSARYSF from the coding sequence ATGAAAAAAATGTATTTTGCATTAGCGGCATTTTTAATGACCGTAACTGCTTTTTCACAAGGACCAATTACTGGTACTGTATTAGATGGCGACTCAAATAGTCCGTTGCCAGGTGCTACAGTAATAGTAAAAGGAACAACAAATGGAACATCAACTGATTTTGATGGTAATTTTACAATTAACACAAGTTCTGCATCTGGAACTTTAGTAATTTCTTACATCGGTTTTAATTCAAAGCAAGTTGCTTTTACTGCTTCAGGAAATATTGGTTCTATTGTTTTGGAGCCTAATGCTGAAGAATTAGAAGGTGTTGTTGTAACTGGAATTTTAGATATAGCAAAGGATAGAGAAACTCCTGTAGCTGTTTCAACTATTAAAGCTTCTGAGATACAAGAAAAATTAGGTTCTCAAGAATTACCTGAGATACTTAAATCTACTCCTTCTATATATGCTACCAAAACGGGTGGTGGTTTTGGTGACGGTAGAGTTAATGTAAGAGGTTTTGATTCTAGAAACACTGCTGTAATGGTTAACGGTATTCCAGTTAACGATATGGAAAATGGAGCTGTATATTGGAGTAACTGGGCTGGTTTAGGTGATGTTACTACTGCTATGCAAGTTCAAAGAGGTTTAGGTTCTTCTAAATTAGCTATATCATCTGTAGGTGGTACTATTAATGTTATTACAAAGTCTACCGAACAAGAAGAAGGTGGTACAGTAACTTTAGGTGGTGGTAATGATGGCTACTTAAAAACTACTGTTGCATACAATACTGGAAAATCTGATAAAGGTTTTGCTGCATCTATTTTATTAGGTAGAACAGCAGGTGATGGTTATATTCAAGGAACGGAATTTGAAGGTTACAACTATTTTATTGGTTTGGGTTACGAGCCTAATGAAAAGCATAATTTTCAGTTTGTATTAACAGGTGCTCCTCAGGTTCACAATCAAAGAACATCAAGTTTCTTTAATGTGGCAACTTTAGCTGATCACTTAGAGTATGGTGCAAAATATAACTATAATGGTGGTACTTTGAACGGTGAAGAATTTGGTTGGAGAAGAAATTTTTATCATAAGCCTATTACATCTTTAACTTGGGAATGGAAAGCATCTGAAAAATCAACATTATCAACTTCTGCTTACGCATCTTTTGGTCGTGGTGGTGGTACTGGTGATATTGGTTCAGGACCAAGCTTTGGTTTTGCTAGTTCTAGTAGATATAGAATTCCTGAAACAGGGCAGGTTGATTACGATTTAATTTCTCGTTTTAACGGTGGTGAGGCGGTTACTTTTTACGATGGTAACGATTACCAATTATCTGCAAATGGTGATGGTGAATATATTACAACAAGTTTTGGTGATGGTTTAGCTAGAAGAGCTTCTATCAACTCACACAACTGGTTTGGTGTTATCGCTAACTTGAATACTCAAATCAATGAAAAGTGGAATTATGATGTTGGAGTGGATTTAAGAAGTTATAAAGGTATACACTACAGAAGATTAGATAATCTTTTAGGAGCAGATGGTTATTTTGATGATGATAATATCAACAATCCAAACCATATTGTTCGTCAAGATGGTGCTGTAGATTCAGATTTTTCATCAATTGTTAATGTATTTAAGAGCATTGATGATGAAGAAAAAATTGATTATTACAACGATGGTCTAGTAAGATGGACAGGTGCTTTTGGTCAGGTAGAATATACTGATGGTATAGTATCTGGTTTTCTTCAGGGTGGTATTTCTAATCAAGGATTTAAGAGAATTGATTATTTTAACTATTTAGATTCTGATCCTTTACAAGAAACAGATTGGGAGAACATCTTAGGTGGAAACATTAAAGGTGGTGCTAACTTTAACTTGAATGAAGCTAATAACGTATTCTTTAATGCTGGTTATTATTCAAAACAACCTCAGTTTGATGCAGTTTATATCAACTTTCAAAATGAATTAAATCCAGATTTGACCAACGAGAAAGTACTTGGTTTAGAAATGGGTTACGGTCTTAATCTTGGTGATTTCAGAGCTAAAGTTAATATATACAGAACTACTTGGAAAGATAGATTCGTTAGCATTGGTGTTGAAACTCCTACAGGAGATGAAGGTAACGCGAACATTAACGGTGTAGAACAAATTCACCAAGGTATCGAGATAGAAGCTGACTACCGTGCATCAGATGTTGTACAGTTTAGAGGAATGCTTTCTTTAGGTGATTGGGAATATTCAGGTAATGCATTCGGTCAAGCTTTAGATGATGATAGAAATGTTATTGATCCAGATGTAACTTTATTCTTAGATGGTGTTAAAGTTGGAGATGCTGCTCAGTTCACAACTAACTTAGAAATGATCATTAGACCAATAGAAGATCTTAAAATTAGTGCAAATCTTTACAATGCGTCAAGATTATATGCATTCTTAAATGCTGAAGATTTTGATTCTGCTGATAACCAAGGTTCACTACGTTTGCCAAGTTATACTCTTTTTGACTTAGGTGCTTATTACACTTTTGGTTTTGGAGGAAGCAACAAACTAAGTATTGCAGCTAACGTTAACAATCTTTTTGATACAGAGTATATTGCTGAATCTTTAACAAACACGTTTGCAGAAGGTAATGGAGCTACTTATGAAGGAATTTCTACTGATAATAAAGTATTCTTTGGATTTGGAAGAACTTTTAACGTAAGCGCTCGTTACAGTTTCTAA
- the pgi gene encoding glucose-6-phosphate isomerase, with product MALNKINPQQTDIWKKLTAHYEETKGTHLRSLFSSDAKRAEKFTLQWNDFLFDYSKNRISEETMQMLLKLADEVNLKGAIKDYFGGDLINETEGRAVLHTALRAKRDDVVLVDGENVMPEIYEVKEHIKEFTNSVINGELKGYTGKAFTDVVNIGIGGSDLGPAMVTEALKFYKNQLSIHFVSNVDGDHVHEILKTLDPETTLFVVVSKTFTTQETLSNATTIKKWFLNHGTQEDIAKHFAAVSTNSEKIAEFGIDAANVFPMWDWVGGRFSLWSAVGLTIALAVGYDNFDAMLQGANETDVHFKETEFSENIPVVMALISVWYNNFYGAETEAIIPYAQYLSRFSAYLQQGIMESNGKSVDRAGNKVGYETGTIIWGEPGTNSQHAFFQLIHQGTKLIPTDFIGFKHSLHGDKDHHNKLMANYFAQTEALMNGKTKEEVVAELKTKDLSEAEINKLASFKVFAGNKPTNTILMNKLTPKSLGSLIALYEHKIFVQGVIWNIFSYDQWGVELGKQLAGTILDDINNSDISDHDSSTLRLLQYFKK from the coding sequence ATGGCACTAAATAAAATAAACCCACAGCAAACTGATATTTGGAAGAAATTAACGGCTCATTACGAAGAAACTAAAGGTACGCATCTGAGAAGTTTGTTTTCTTCGGATGCAAAAAGAGCTGAAAAATTCACATTACAGTGGAATGATTTCCTTTTTGATTATTCAAAAAACAGAATATCAGAGGAGACAATGCAGATGTTGCTTAAATTGGCTGATGAGGTAAATTTAAAAGGAGCTATAAAAGATTATTTTGGTGGAGATCTAATCAACGAAACAGAAGGCAGAGCTGTTTTGCATACAGCACTTCGTGCTAAAAGGGACGATGTTGTTTTGGTTGATGGTGAAAATGTAATGCCAGAGATATATGAGGTAAAAGAGCATATTAAAGAATTTACCAACTCTGTAATCAATGGCGAATTAAAAGGATATACCGGTAAGGCATTTACCGATGTAGTAAATATAGGTATTGGCGGTTCAGATCTAGGTCCTGCAATGGTAACTGAAGCGTTGAAATTTTATAAGAACCAATTGTCTATACATTTTGTTAGTAATGTAGATGGTGATCATGTTCATGAAATCTTAAAAACATTAGATCCTGAGACAACGTTGTTCGTTGTAGTTTCTAAAACTTTTACAACACAAGAAACATTAAGTAACGCTACTACTATTAAGAAGTGGTTTTTGAATCATGGTACGCAAGAAGATATTGCAAAGCACTTTGCTGCGGTATCAACTAATAGTGAAAAAATTGCTGAATTCGGTATAGACGCTGCTAATGTATTCCCAATGTGGGACTGGGTAGGTGGTAGATTCTCTTTGTGGAGTGCTGTTGGATTAACAATTGCCTTGGCGGTTGGTTATGATAACTTTGATGCAATGTTACAAGGTGCCAATGAAACCGATGTACATTTTAAGGAAACCGAATTCTCAGAGAACATTCCGGTTGTTATGGCACTAATAAGTGTTTGGTATAATAACTTTTATGGTGCAGAGACAGAGGCAATAATTCCTTATGCACAATATTTAAGTAGATTTTCAGCCTACTTACAGCAGGGTATAATGGAAAGTAATGGTAAAAGTGTAGATAGAGCTGGTAATAAAGTTGGTTATGAAACAGGAACTATTATTTGGGGAGAACCAGGTACAAATTCTCAGCATGCCTTTTTTCAGTTAATACACCAGGGTACTAAATTAATACCAACAGACTTTATTGGTTTCAAACATTCTTTACATGGCGATAAGGACCATCATAATAAATTGATGGCAAATTATTTCGCACAGACCGAGGCTTTAATGAATGGTAAAACTAAAGAAGAAGTAGTTGCAGAATTAAAGACTAAAGATTTATCTGAAGCAGAAATTAATAAGCTAGCTTCGTTCAAGGTATTTGCGGGTAACAAACCTACTAATACTATTTTAATGAATAAGCTGACTCCAAAAAGTTTAGGCTCTTTAATAGCTTTATATGAGCATAAGATTTTTGTACAAGGAGTGATTTGGAACATATTTAGTTATGATCAATGGGGTGTAGAATTAGGAAAACAGCTCGCTGGTACTATTCTAGATGATATTAACAATTCAGATATTTCTGATCACGACAGTTCTACATTGAGACTTTTGCAATATTTTAAGAAATAA
- a CDS encoding peptidoglycan DD-metalloendopeptidase family protein, producing the protein MQKYWGVLLALIVIASCKDADNEKKDVAQNVKVAEVPQVNERFGFNLDEFNVKLDTIKYGDSFGELMQKNKVDYPKVLAISENFKDSFDVRKIRVGKPYTILQSKDTTAQAQVFIYENDPINFTVVDLRDSVNVYKDKNKVKFVQREVSGVIESSLSEAILEQGVDYNVTHNLANVYAWTIDFSRLQKNDKFKIIYNEKFINDTVYAGAEPIEAAYFEHNGKPIYAFAYENDSLRSLVDYFDENANNLRRTFLRMPVEYGRLSSRYNLKRRIKYYGYKLRPHKGTDYAAPIGTPIMATADGTVVESTRRGGNGKYVKIRHNGTYSTQYLHMKAQKVKKGEFVRQGDVIGWIGMTGNTGGPHVCYRFWKNGKQVDPLQEELPQAEPLHDSLKEEYFAYIATYKEQLDCIIYPKVLIEEDEDLLTLNQENGTK; encoded by the coding sequence ATGCAGAAGTATTGGGGAGTATTATTGGCATTAATAGTAATTGCATCATGCAAAGACGCCGATAATGAGAAGAAAGACGTAGCTCAAAATGTTAAGGTTGCTGAAGTGCCACAAGTAAATGAGAGATTTGGTTTTAATTTAGACGAATTCAATGTTAAGTTAGATACTATTAAATATGGCGATAGTTTTGGTGAATTAATGCAGAAGAATAAAGTAGACTATCCAAAGGTTCTGGCTATTTCAGAGAATTTTAAAGATAGTTTTGACGTTCGTAAAATTCGTGTAGGTAAGCCATACACTATTTTGCAATCTAAAGATACCACAGCACAAGCACAGGTATTTATTTATGAGAACGATCCAATTAACTTTACCGTTGTAGATTTACGCGATAGTGTTAATGTATATAAGGATAAGAATAAGGTTAAATTTGTTCAGCGAGAAGTTTCGGGAGTAATAGAATCTAGTTTGTCAGAAGCTATATTAGAACAGGGTGTAGATTATAACGTTACGCATAACCTAGCTAATGTGTATGCATGGACAATTGATTTCTCTAGATTACAAAAGAACGATAAGTTTAAGATCATCTACAATGAGAAATTTATAAATGATACGGTATATGCAGGTGCAGAGCCTATTGAAGCAGCATATTTTGAGCATAATGGCAAACCTATATATGCCTTCGCTTATGAAAATGATTCGCTAAGAAGTTTGGTTGATTACTTTGATGAGAATGCAAATAACCTAAGGAGAACGTTTTTAAGAATGCCAGTTGAGTATGGTAGATTATCTTCTAGGTACAATCTTAAAAGAAGAATAAAATACTACGGTTATAAATTACGACCACATAAAGGAACAGATTATGCGGCGCCTATAGGTACACCAATTATGGCTACAGCAGATGGTACTGTTGTAGAGTCTACAAGAAGAGGCGGTAATGGTAAATATGTTAAGATCAGACATAATGGTACGTATTCAACACAGTATCTACACATGAAAGCTCAAAAGGTAAAGAAGGGTGAGTTTGTGCGTCAGGGAGATGTAATTGGATGGATTGGTATGACAGGTAATACAGGTGGACCACATGTGTGCTATCGCTTTTGGAAAAATGGTAAACAAGTGGATCCATTGCAAGAAGAACTACCGCAAGCAGAGCCTTTACATGATAGCTTAAAAGAAGAATACTTCGCGTATATCGCAACATATAAAGAACAATTAGATTGTATAATCTATCCTAAAGTTTTAATAGAAGAAGACGAGGATTTACTAACACTTAATCAAGAAAATGGCACTAAATAA
- a CDS encoding tryptophan 2,3-dioxygenase family protein: protein MEDKEKIKSQISKLEEKYKDSGQDLSSYLDGLLHQRYLTYWDYIHLDTLLSLQVPRTHFPDEEIFIMYHQITELYFKLILHEQKQLVDDKSNSLDFFIEKVRRVNSYYKVLISSFSVMIKGMEREQFLQYRMALLPASGFQSAQFRMIELYATPLENLVHVSERAQFSSESTIEELYEHIYWKKGATDKDTGEKTLTLKQFEYRYTPRLIRIAKQVENATIYHKYLSLPKEQREDKTLVASLKTLDVNANINWQLMHMGSAHRYLRKETGDIEATGGTNWKEYLPPSFQKIVFFPELYTEQELNNWGKQWVDHMLNPDKSRVE, encoded by the coding sequence ATGGAAGATAAAGAGAAGATTAAATCCCAAATCTCTAAGTTAGAAGAAAAATATAAAGATTCAGGGCAAGATCTAAGCTCTTATTTAGATGGGTTATTGCACCAACGTTATCTTACCTATTGGGATTATATTCATCTAGATACTTTATTAAGTCTACAGGTTCCAAGAACACATTTTCCTGATGAAGAGATTTTCATCATGTATCATCAAATTACCGAGCTTTATTTTAAATTGATTTTGCATGAGCAAAAACAATTGGTAGATGATAAAAGTAACAGCTTAGATTTTTTTATAGAAAAGGTTAGAAGAGTTAATAGTTATTACAAAGTGCTTATTTCGTCATTTAGTGTAATGATTAAGGGTATGGAGCGTGAGCAGTTTTTGCAATACCGTATGGCACTGCTGCCAGCAAGTGGTTTTCAGTCTGCTCAGTTTAGAATGATTGAACTATATGCTACACCTTTAGAGAATTTAGTTCATGTTTCGGAAAGAGCTCAATTTTCTTCAGAATCTACTATAGAAGAATTATACGAACATATCTATTGGAAAAAAGGTGCTACAGATAAAGATACAGGCGAAAAAACCTTGACCTTAAAACAGTTCGAGTATCGTTATACGCCTAGGCTAATAAGAATAGCAAAACAGGTAGAGAACGCAACAATATATCATAAATACCTAAGTTTACCCAAAGAGCAGAGAGAAGATAAAACTTTGGTAGCTTCTTTGAAAACATTAGATGTAAACGCCAACATTAATTGGCAACTAATGCACATGGGGTCTGCTCATAGGTATTTAAGAAAAGAGACTGGTGACATAGAAGCTACAGGAGGTACAAATTGGAAAGAATATTTGCCGCCTAGTTTTCAGAAAATCGTTTTTTTTCCAGAATTATACACTGAACAAGAATTAAATAATTGGGGTAAGCAGTGGGTAGACCATATGTTAAATCCAGATAAATCAAGAGTAGAATAA
- a CDS encoding DUF3108 domain-containing protein codes for MKKLFLFALILTYFGVQGQGSQSAFKTGEWLKFRMHYGFLNASYATLQVNSATIDDKSVYHVVGHGETTGVASWFFKVDDTYESYFDKQDGKPYRFVRKINEGGYKKDVEINFDHNTSKAELNDKKNKKKLNFTLENNIQDLISAFYFLRNNYKTEDLEVGKAITLKMLYDDDGIFDFKLKYLGVEVVNTKYGKVECLKFRPLVQSGRVFKEQESLSLWVSNDDNRIPIRIKADLAVGAIKADIDGYNGLKHQFKIIMD; via the coding sequence ATGAAAAAACTATTTTTATTCGCCCTTATCTTAACATATTTTGGTGTCCAAGGTCAAGGTTCTCAGTCGGCTTTTAAGACAGGAGAGTGGTTGAAGTTTAGAATGCATTATGGTTTTTTAAACGCAAGTTATGCGACGCTGCAGGTAAATTCTGCGACTATAGATGATAAATCTGTTTATCATGTAGTTGGTCATGGCGAAACAACGGGTGTAGCTAGTTGGTTTTTTAAGGTAGATGATACCTATGAAAGTTATTTTGATAAACAAGATGGCAAACCATATAGGTTCGTTCGTAAAATTAATGAAGGTGGTTATAAGAAAGATGTAGAAATAAACTTTGATCATAATACATCTAAAGCAGAACTTAATGATAAGAAAAACAAGAAAAAGCTTAATTTTACATTAGAGAACAATATACAGGATCTAATATCCGCTTTTTATTTTTTAAGGAACAACTATAAAACGGAAGACCTTGAAGTAGGAAAAGCGATTACCCTGAAAATGCTTTATGACGATGACGGTATTTTCGACTTTAAACTTAAATATTTAGGTGTTGAAGTTGTAAATACAAAATATGGTAAAGTAGAATGCTTGAAGTTTAGACCCTTGGTACAATCGGGGCGTGTATTTAAAGAGCAAGAAAGCTTATCATTATGGGTGTCGAATGACGACAATCGAATTCCTATAAGAATTAAAGCAGATTTAGCGGTGGGTGCTATAAAAGCAGATATAGATGGTTATAATGGTCTTAAGCATCAGTTTAAAATTATAATGGATTAG
- a CDS encoding patatin-like phospholipase family protein — protein MNLFVKNNLGRIPILLSVLLLSVGSLFAQNKEEKKKPKIGLVLSGGGAKGMAHIGALKIIEEAGVEIDYIGGSSMGAIVGALYAAGYTANELDSIFKTTNIGSLIQDNLPRSAKTFYEKEDSERYSLTLPFKNFKVTVPPAFSGGQNIYNEFVRLLYHVKDIDDFNMLPTPFVCIATDIETGKQVILNSGYLPEAILASGTLPSLFEPTIINDKVLIDGGVVNNYPIDEVRAMGADIIIGVDVQHDLSDREALLSATEILLQINNYRTVADMKIKSKKTDIYIKPNIEEYSVIDFNRLGEIVKTGEDAANLKIDELRELATGFEKSKNSISVIEPDEKLTINRLLIDGNTVHTRGYVKGKLRFNLDEPINFKKLQQGMSNLSATGNFRTIKYKLLDNLNGGEDLILPLDETRNTSFLRLGAHFDDLYKSGALINITKKRILSKDDVASFDFILGDNIRYNFEYYIDKGTYWSFGINSRFNDFEQEINFDLIEDNFEVGAGTTLNRINLNVSDFTNQLYIQTVVKEEFAFTLGAEFKHLQYSTRTFGDTPDVTTPGTTSSNGRTYFERSNFISAFGSLKLDTYDDKYFPSRGLYFNGDMHYYVLSSDFNNNFKDFSISKARLGMAMPLVNRLSINIETEGGFKLGTSNVTSFDFLLGGYGTDFINNFVPFVGYDFISLPGNSFVKAYARLDYEFAKKNHALFTANFANVDDDLFRTGDWFKAPTYSGYGIGYGLESFLGPVNLMYSWTPEIDKSQFFVSVGYWF, from the coding sequence ATGAATCTTTTCGTAAAGAATAATTTAGGTAGAATACCAATACTGTTGTCGGTGCTTTTATTGAGTGTCGGCTCTTTGTTTGCTCAAAATAAAGAGGAAAAGAAAAAGCCTAAAATTGGTTTGGTATTAAGTGGCGGCGGTGCAAAAGGTATGGCGCATATAGGTGCTTTAAAAATTATAGAAGAAGCAGGTGTTGAAATTGATTATATAGGCGGTTCTAGTATGGGTGCTATTGTAGGTGCTTTATACGCAGCGGGCTATACTGCTAATGAATTAGATTCTATCTTTAAGACAACCAATATTGGTTCGTTAATTCAAGATAATCTTCCTAGAAGTGCCAAAACCTTTTATGAAAAGGAAGATTCTGAACGTTACTCATTGACGCTGCCCTTCAAGAATTTCAAAGTTACCGTGCCTCCGGCATTTTCGGGCGGGCAGAATATATATAATGAGTTTGTTAGGCTATTATATCATGTAAAAGATATAGATGATTTTAATATGTTGCCAACTCCGTTTGTATGTATAGCGACCGATATTGAAACAGGTAAACAGGTAATTTTAAACTCAGGATATTTACCAGAAGCTATTTTGGCAAGTGGAACATTGCCATCTCTTTTTGAGCCTACGATCATTAATGATAAAGTGTTGATAGATGGTGGTGTGGTTAATAATTATCCTATAGATGAAGTTAGGGCAATGGGCGCTGATATTATAATTGGCGTAGATGTTCAACATGATTTATCTGACAGGGAAGCCTTGTTGTCGGCAACTGAAATATTATTACAAATAAATAATTACCGTACAGTTGCAGATATGAAGATCAAGTCTAAAAAGACAGATATTTATATAAAGCCGAATATAGAAGAGTACTCTGTAATAGATTTTAATAGGTTAGGTGAAATTGTAAAAACGGGTGAAGATGCGGCTAATTTAAAAATTGACGAACTAAGAGAGCTGGCGACAGGTTTTGAAAAAAGTAAAAATTCAATTTCTGTAATTGAGCCAGATGAAAAGCTAACGATCAATAGGTTGTTGATTGATGGTAATACTGTTCATACTAGAGGTTATGTAAAGGGTAAGTTGCGGTTTAATTTAGACGAGCCTATTAACTTTAAAAAGTTGCAACAAGGTATGAGTAATTTATCTGCAACAGGTAACTTTAGAACAATCAAGTATAAATTGCTTGATAATTTAAATGGTGGTGAAGATTTAATTCTTCCGTTAGATGAAACTAGAAATACCTCGTTTTTGAGGTTAGGGGCTCATTTTGATGATTTGTATAAAAGTGGGGCGCTTATTAATATTACAAAAAAGAGAATACTGTCAAAAGACGATGTCGCTTCCTTTGATTTTATTTTAGGTGATAATATTAGATATAACTTTGAATATTATATAGATAAAGGTACTTATTGGAGTTTTGGAATTAATTCTAGATTCAATGATTTTGAGCAAGAAATTAATTTTGATTTAATAGAGGATAATTTTGAAGTAGGCGCAGGAACTACACTTAATAGAATTAATTTAAATGTTTCTGACTTTACAAACCAGCTGTATATACAAACCGTAGTTAAAGAAGAGTTTGCGTTTACACTTGGTGCGGAGTTTAAGCATTTACAATACAGTACAAGAACATTTGGTGATACACCCGATGTTACTACGCCAGGTACTACATCTAGTAATGGTAGAACATATTTTGAGAGGAGTAACTTTATAAGTGCCTTTGGGTCATTGAAATTAGATACGTACGACGATAAATATTTTCCGTCTAGAGGCTTATATTTTAACGGTGATATGCATTATTATGTATTGTCATCAGATTTTAATAATAATTTTAAAGATTTTTCTATATCTAAAGCTCGTTTAGGTATGGCAATGCCTTTGGTGAATAGGCTGTCTATAAATATAGAAACAGAAGGTGGTTTTAAATTGGGAACTTCTAACGTTACTTCTTTTGATTTTCTTCTTGGTGGTTATGGAACAGATTTTATAAATAATTTTGTTCCATTTGTTGGGTATGATTTTATAAGTCTGCCTGGTAACAGTTTCGTAAAAGCATATGCGAGGTTAGATTATGAATTTGCCAAAAAGAACCATGCTTTGTTCACGGCAAATTTCGCAAATGTTGATGATGATCTTTTTAGAACAGGAGATTGGTTTAAGGCGCCAACATACTCGGGTTATGGAATAGGGTATGGTCTGGAGTCATTTTTGGGTCCGGTGAACCTCATGTATTCGTGGACACCAGAAATAGATAAGTCTCAATTCTTTGTAAGCGTAGGCTACTGGTTTTAA